In Paramormyrops kingsleyae isolate MSU_618 chromosome 13, PKINGS_0.4, whole genome shotgun sequence, a single window of DNA contains:
- the LOC111858181 gene encoding Iroquois homeobox protein 6a-like isoform X3 gives MLAGTRTELNAALGMYSSPYAASATASQSYANYLQYSADPSAFYSPLNSQYDIKDSAGSLHNRISQPGAYYPYDPMLGQYQYDRYGAVDFNGSARRKNATRETTSTLKTWLNEHHKNPYPTKSEKIMLAIITKMTLTQVSTWFANARRRLKKENKMTWLAKNKPGDAGKDDVQKIGNNCAGEASKDSKDKELPLSDEDDVDDEGCGKGDDDCQASDEERGLRHAVAREPPERDCSGMLGLPSHLGMFACSEKHMAAADFMRSVEVKTPAGVGSISTDPPHFQTSEKPRIWSLAHTAASGTLRSPHPSKELSTSNVAVNCSPQPAMVPVTRGGQCAELKGQQELPNAQSHKKGHGTAFNQKPPQLHCASYPMLSDHFVSAEGFSCGGSAEAVLPEMHQTCLLPQEDPTIAFRPVMKRKEHQMQFSDALMTPDKKDVQ, from the exons ATGTTGGCCGGCACACGGACAGAGCTGAACGCGGCTCTCGGCATGTACAGCTCTCCCTACGCAGCCTCAGCTACTGCCAGCCAGAGCTATGCAAACTACCTCCAGTACAGCGCCGACCCTTCCGCTTTCTATTCTCCACTG AACTCTCAGTACGATATCAAGGACAGTGCTGGCAGTTTGCACAACAGGATCTCCCAGCCAGGTGCCTACTACCCCTATGATCCCATGCTTGGGCAGTACCAGTATGACAG GTACGGGGCTGTTGATTTTAATGGGTCGGCTCGGAGAAAGAATGCCACACGGGAGACGACCAGCACCCTTAAGACATGGCTTAACGAGCACCACAAAAACCCGTACCCCACAAAGAGCGAGAAAATCATGCTGGCCATCATCACCAAAATGACCCTGACTCAAGTGTCCACCTGGTTCGCCAACGCCAGGAGAAGGCTAAAGAAGGAGAACAAAATGACCTGGTTGGCTAAGAATAAACCAGGGGATGCTGGGAAAGACGACGTGCAAAAGATTGGCAACAACTGTGCTGGCGAAG CTTCAAAAGACTCAAAGGACAAGGAGCTTCCACTAAGTGATGAGGATGATGTGGATGATGAGGGATGTGGTAAGGGAGATGATGACTGCCAGGCCTCAGACGAAGAGCGGGGCCTGCGGCACGCAGTCGCCAGGGAGCCACCAGAGAGGGACTGTAGCGGCATGCTTGGTCTTCCCAGCCACCTTGGCATGTTTGCATGTAGTGAAAAACACATGGCTGCAGCAGACTTCATGAGGTCCGTGGAGGTCAAGACTCCGGCAGGAGTTGGATCCATCTCCACAGACCCGCCGCATTTCCAGACGTCGGAAAAACCCAGAATCTGGTCGCTGGCTCACACGGCTGCCAGCGGCACCCTCCGAAGCCCTCACCCCAGCAAGGAGCTGAGCACCAGCAACGTGGCAGTCAACTGCTCACCACAACCAGCCATGGTCCCAGTAACCAGAGGAGGCCAGTGTGCCGAACTTAAGGGTCAGCAGGAGTTGCCAAATGCACAGTCACACAAAAAAGGTCACGGCACTGCCTTCAACCAGAAACCCCCACAGCTGCACTGTGCTTCCTACCCCATGCTCTCGGACCACTTTGTGTCCGCTGAAG gtttttcttgtGGAGGGTCAGCTGAGGCTGTGCTACCGGAAATGCACCAGACATGCCTATTGCCTCAGGAAGACCCAACCATTGCTTTCAGACCGGTGATGAAGAG GAAAGAGCACCAGATGCAATTCAGTGATGCACTAATGACACCAGACAAAAAGGACGTACAGTAA
- the LOC111858181 gene encoding Iroquois homeobox protein 6a-like isoform X1 — MVKVEAREAMSFSQFGYPYNATSQFFVSANPSTTCCDSISRSVSDGSGASETAAAFCYPPYGKRMLAGTRTELNAALGMYSSPYAASATASQSYANYLQYSADPSAFYSPLNSQYDIKDSAGSLHNRISQPGAYYPYDPMLGQYQYDRYGAVDFNGSARRKNATRETTSTLKTWLNEHHKNPYPTKSEKIMLAIITKMTLTQVSTWFANARRRLKKENKMTWLAKNKPGDAGKDDVQKIGNNCAGEASKDSKDKELPLSDEDDVDDEGCGKGDDDCQASDEERGLRHAVAREPPERDCSGMLGLPSHLGMFACSEKHMAAADFMRSVEVKTPAGVGSISTDPPHFQTSEKPRIWSLAHTAASGTLRSPHPSKELSTSNVAVNCSPQPAMVPVTRGGQCAELKGQQELPNAQSHKKGHGTAFNQKPPQLHCASYPMLSDHFVSAEGFSCGGSAEAVLPEMHQTCLLPQEDPTIAFRPVMKRKEHQMQFSDALMTPDKKDVQ, encoded by the exons ATGGTAAAAGTCGAAGCACGTGAAGCTATGTCTTTTTCACAGTTTGGATATCCTTACAACGCAACTTCACAG TTTTTCGTGTCGGCAAACCCCAGTACGACTTGCTGCGATTCGATTTCCAGGTCGGTGTCTGATGGCTCCGGTGCTTCCGAGACAGCCGCCGCGTTTTGTTACCCGCCTTACGGGAAGCGCATGTTGGCCGGCACACGGACAGAGCTGAACGCGGCTCTCGGCATGTACAGCTCTCCCTACGCAGCCTCAGCTACTGCCAGCCAGAGCTATGCAAACTACCTCCAGTACAGCGCCGACCCTTCCGCTTTCTATTCTCCACTG AACTCTCAGTACGATATCAAGGACAGTGCTGGCAGTTTGCACAACAGGATCTCCCAGCCAGGTGCCTACTACCCCTATGATCCCATGCTTGGGCAGTACCAGTATGACAG GTACGGGGCTGTTGATTTTAATGGGTCGGCTCGGAGAAAGAATGCCACACGGGAGACGACCAGCACCCTTAAGACATGGCTTAACGAGCACCACAAAAACCCGTACCCCACAAAGAGCGAGAAAATCATGCTGGCCATCATCACCAAAATGACCCTGACTCAAGTGTCCACCTGGTTCGCCAACGCCAGGAGAAGGCTAAAGAAGGAGAACAAAATGACCTGGTTGGCTAAGAATAAACCAGGGGATGCTGGGAAAGACGACGTGCAAAAGATTGGCAACAACTGTGCTGGCGAAG CTTCAAAAGACTCAAAGGACAAGGAGCTTCCACTAAGTGATGAGGATGATGTGGATGATGAGGGATGTGGTAAGGGAGATGATGACTGCCAGGCCTCAGACGAAGAGCGGGGCCTGCGGCACGCAGTCGCCAGGGAGCCACCAGAGAGGGACTGTAGCGGCATGCTTGGTCTTCCCAGCCACCTTGGCATGTTTGCATGTAGTGAAAAACACATGGCTGCAGCAGACTTCATGAGGTCCGTGGAGGTCAAGACTCCGGCAGGAGTTGGATCCATCTCCACAGACCCGCCGCATTTCCAGACGTCGGAAAAACCCAGAATCTGGTCGCTGGCTCACACGGCTGCCAGCGGCACCCTCCGAAGCCCTCACCCCAGCAAGGAGCTGAGCACCAGCAACGTGGCAGTCAACTGCTCACCACAACCAGCCATGGTCCCAGTAACCAGAGGAGGCCAGTGTGCCGAACTTAAGGGTCAGCAGGAGTTGCCAAATGCACAGTCACACAAAAAAGGTCACGGCACTGCCTTCAACCAGAAACCCCCACAGCTGCACTGTGCTTCCTACCCCATGCTCTCGGACCACTTTGTGTCCGCTGAAG gtttttcttgtGGAGGGTCAGCTGAGGCTGTGCTACCGGAAATGCACCAGACATGCCTATTGCCTCAGGAAGACCCAACCATTGCTTTCAGACCGGTGATGAAGAG GAAAGAGCACCAGATGCAATTCAGTGATGCACTAATGACACCAGACAAAAAGGACGTACAGTAA
- the LOC111858181 gene encoding Iroquois homeobox protein 6a-like isoform X4: MVKVEAREAMSFSQFGYPYNATSQNSQYDIKDSAGSLHNRISQPGAYYPYDPMLGQYQYDRYGAVDFNGSARRKNATRETTSTLKTWLNEHHKNPYPTKSEKIMLAIITKMTLTQVSTWFANARRRLKKENKMTWLAKNKPGDAGKDDVQKIGNNCAGEASKDSKDKELPLSDEDDVDDEGCGKGDDDCQASDEERGLRHAVAREPPERDCSGMLGLPSHLGMFACSEKHMAAADFMRSVEVKTPAGVGSISTDPPHFQTSEKPRIWSLAHTAASGTLRSPHPSKELSTSNVAVNCSPQPAMVPVTRGGQCAELKGQQELPNAQSHKKGHGTAFNQKPPQLHCASYPMLSDHFVSAEGFSCGGSAEAVLPEMHQTCLLPQEDPTIAFRPVMKRKEHQMQFSDALMTPDKKDVQ; the protein is encoded by the exons ATGGTAAAAGTCGAAGCACGTGAAGCTATGTCTTTTTCACAGTTTGGATATCCTTACAACGCAACTTCACAG AACTCTCAGTACGATATCAAGGACAGTGCTGGCAGTTTGCACAACAGGATCTCCCAGCCAGGTGCCTACTACCCCTATGATCCCATGCTTGGGCAGTACCAGTATGACAG GTACGGGGCTGTTGATTTTAATGGGTCGGCTCGGAGAAAGAATGCCACACGGGAGACGACCAGCACCCTTAAGACATGGCTTAACGAGCACCACAAAAACCCGTACCCCACAAAGAGCGAGAAAATCATGCTGGCCATCATCACCAAAATGACCCTGACTCAAGTGTCCACCTGGTTCGCCAACGCCAGGAGAAGGCTAAAGAAGGAGAACAAAATGACCTGGTTGGCTAAGAATAAACCAGGGGATGCTGGGAAAGACGACGTGCAAAAGATTGGCAACAACTGTGCTGGCGAAG CTTCAAAAGACTCAAAGGACAAGGAGCTTCCACTAAGTGATGAGGATGATGTGGATGATGAGGGATGTGGTAAGGGAGATGATGACTGCCAGGCCTCAGACGAAGAGCGGGGCCTGCGGCACGCAGTCGCCAGGGAGCCACCAGAGAGGGACTGTAGCGGCATGCTTGGTCTTCCCAGCCACCTTGGCATGTTTGCATGTAGTGAAAAACACATGGCTGCAGCAGACTTCATGAGGTCCGTGGAGGTCAAGACTCCGGCAGGAGTTGGATCCATCTCCACAGACCCGCCGCATTTCCAGACGTCGGAAAAACCCAGAATCTGGTCGCTGGCTCACACGGCTGCCAGCGGCACCCTCCGAAGCCCTCACCCCAGCAAGGAGCTGAGCACCAGCAACGTGGCAGTCAACTGCTCACCACAACCAGCCATGGTCCCAGTAACCAGAGGAGGCCAGTGTGCCGAACTTAAGGGTCAGCAGGAGTTGCCAAATGCACAGTCACACAAAAAAGGTCACGGCACTGCCTTCAACCAGAAACCCCCACAGCTGCACTGTGCTTCCTACCCCATGCTCTCGGACCACTTTGTGTCCGCTGAAG gtttttcttgtGGAGGGTCAGCTGAGGCTGTGCTACCGGAAATGCACCAGACATGCCTATTGCCTCAGGAAGACCCAACCATTGCTTTCAGACCGGTGATGAAGAG GAAAGAGCACCAGATGCAATTCAGTGATGCACTAATGACACCAGACAAAAAGGACGTACAGTAA
- the LOC111858181 gene encoding Iroquois homeobox protein 6a-like isoform X2, which translates to MVKVEAREAMSFSQFGYPYNATSQFFVSANPSTTCCDSISRSVSDGSGASETAAAFCYPPYGKRMLAGTRTELNAALGMYSSPYAASATASQSYANYLQYSADPSAFYSPLNSQYDIKDSAGSLHNRISQPGAYYPYDPMLGQYQYDRYGAVDFNGSARRKNATRETTSTLKTWLNEHHKNPYPTKSEKIMLAIITKMTLTQVSTWFANARRRLKKENKMTWLAKNKPGDAGKDDVQKIGNNCAGEASKDSKDKELPLSDEDDVDDEGCGKGDDDCQASDEERGLRHAVAREPPERDCSGMLGLPSHLGMFACSEKHMAAADFMRSVEVKTPAGVGSISTDPPHFQTSEKPRIWSLAHTAASGTLRSPHPSKELSTSNVAVNCSPQPAMVPVTRGGQCAELKGQQELPNAQSHKKGHGTAFNQKPPQLHCASYPMLSDHFVSAEGFSCGGSAEAVLPEMHQTCLLPQEDPTIAFRPVMKR; encoded by the exons ATGGTAAAAGTCGAAGCACGTGAAGCTATGTCTTTTTCACAGTTTGGATATCCTTACAACGCAACTTCACAG TTTTTCGTGTCGGCAAACCCCAGTACGACTTGCTGCGATTCGATTTCCAGGTCGGTGTCTGATGGCTCCGGTGCTTCCGAGACAGCCGCCGCGTTTTGTTACCCGCCTTACGGGAAGCGCATGTTGGCCGGCACACGGACAGAGCTGAACGCGGCTCTCGGCATGTACAGCTCTCCCTACGCAGCCTCAGCTACTGCCAGCCAGAGCTATGCAAACTACCTCCAGTACAGCGCCGACCCTTCCGCTTTCTATTCTCCACTG AACTCTCAGTACGATATCAAGGACAGTGCTGGCAGTTTGCACAACAGGATCTCCCAGCCAGGTGCCTACTACCCCTATGATCCCATGCTTGGGCAGTACCAGTATGACAG GTACGGGGCTGTTGATTTTAATGGGTCGGCTCGGAGAAAGAATGCCACACGGGAGACGACCAGCACCCTTAAGACATGGCTTAACGAGCACCACAAAAACCCGTACCCCACAAAGAGCGAGAAAATCATGCTGGCCATCATCACCAAAATGACCCTGACTCAAGTGTCCACCTGGTTCGCCAACGCCAGGAGAAGGCTAAAGAAGGAGAACAAAATGACCTGGTTGGCTAAGAATAAACCAGGGGATGCTGGGAAAGACGACGTGCAAAAGATTGGCAACAACTGTGCTGGCGAAG CTTCAAAAGACTCAAAGGACAAGGAGCTTCCACTAAGTGATGAGGATGATGTGGATGATGAGGGATGTGGTAAGGGAGATGATGACTGCCAGGCCTCAGACGAAGAGCGGGGCCTGCGGCACGCAGTCGCCAGGGAGCCACCAGAGAGGGACTGTAGCGGCATGCTTGGTCTTCCCAGCCACCTTGGCATGTTTGCATGTAGTGAAAAACACATGGCTGCAGCAGACTTCATGAGGTCCGTGGAGGTCAAGACTCCGGCAGGAGTTGGATCCATCTCCACAGACCCGCCGCATTTCCAGACGTCGGAAAAACCCAGAATCTGGTCGCTGGCTCACACGGCTGCCAGCGGCACCCTCCGAAGCCCTCACCCCAGCAAGGAGCTGAGCACCAGCAACGTGGCAGTCAACTGCTCACCACAACCAGCCATGGTCCCAGTAACCAGAGGAGGCCAGTGTGCCGAACTTAAGGGTCAGCAGGAGTTGCCAAATGCACAGTCACACAAAAAAGGTCACGGCACTGCCTTCAACCAGAAACCCCCACAGCTGCACTGTGCTTCCTACCCCATGCTCTCGGACCACTTTGTGTCCGCTGAAG gtttttcttgtGGAGGGTCAGCTGAGGCTGTGCTACCGGAAATGCACCAGACATGCCTATTGCCTCAGGAAGACCCAACCATTGCTTTCAGACCGGTGATGAAGAGGTGA